The proteins below are encoded in one region of Phyllopteryx taeniolatus isolate TA_2022b chromosome 11, UOR_Ptae_1.2, whole genome shotgun sequence:
- the mcu gene encoding calcium uniporter protein, mitochondrial isoform X3 — MRPMTAERGHNLEVTVVYQNGLPVISVSLPSRRERCQFTLKPLSDCVGVFLQQLQAEDRGIDRVAIYSTDGARVASSTGIDILLLDDFKLVINDTTHLVRPPRRELLPHEETERLNDVKFLVQQLYTTLRIEEHQLSKERELIGRLEDLNSQLRPLEKVKQELSRKAERRTTWVLWGGMAYMATQFGILARLTWWEYSWDIMEPVTYFITYGTAMAMYAYFVLTRQEYVYPDARDRQYLLFLHKGVKRTRFDIEKYNKLQEDISEVELDLKRLRDPLQLQLPVQQLNAGKD; from the exons atgaggccgatgacagcggagagaggacacaacctag AGGTGACGGTGGTGTACCAGAACGGGCTGCCAGTCATCTCGGTCAGTTTGCCGTCGAGGCGAGAACGCTGTCAGTTCACTCTCAAGCCTCTCAGCGATTGCGTGGGAGTTTTCCTGCAACAGCTCCAAGCAGAGGACAGAGGCATCGATCGAGTAGCCATCTACTCCACGG ATGGAGCAAGGGTCGCCTCCTCTACAGGGATAGACATCCTGTTACTGGATGATTTTAAGCTCGTCATCAACGACACCACCCACCTTGTGCGGCCACCGAGGAGAG AGTTACTGCCCCATGAGGAGACAGAAAGGTTGAATGATGTAAAGTTCTTGGTGCAGCAGCTCTACACAACCCTGCGGATTGAGGAGCACCAACTCAGCAAAGAACGCGAGCTGATTGGACGACTGGAGGATCTAAACTCTCAGCTCCGCCCCCTTGAAAAG GTGAAGCAGGAGCTGAGTAGGAAGGCGGAGCGACGCACTACCTGGGTGCTGTGGGGCGGCATGGCGTACATGGCCACCCAGTTCGGCATCCTGGCCAGACTAACCTGGTGGGAGTACTCTTGGGATATCATGGAGCCTGTCACCTATTTCATCACATACGGCACAGCCATGGCCATGTATGCCTATTTTGTGCTCACACGCCAG GAATACGTGTACCCTGACGCTAGAGACCGACAGTATCTGCTCTTCCTCCACAAGGGGGTGAAAAGGACACGCTTTGACATTGAGAAGTATAACAAGCTTCAAGAAGATATTTCTGAG GTGGAGTTGGATCTGAAACGTCTTAGAGACCCGCTACAGCTTCAGCTCCCGGTTCAACAGCTCAATGCTGGTAAAGATTGA